Proteins encoded by one window of Salvia splendens isolate huo1 chromosome 5, SspV2, whole genome shotgun sequence:
- the LOC121804944 gene encoding WD repeat-containing protein 44-like, whose amino-acid sequence MSKAGEEEEEDEERFHDSLDRLLSSSNTSCSCSPSASDDDYDPDPNSSNGALLNFPRGLSRNYDLWISQPASVEERRIRLLSQMGLNRDLRHRPSHSFSSDRLNPILEASNPRVHDDIKIVGGGADRDARSSAMVRSKSAGECNSSEGEVCSSNSVTGECVLRVINDSEGSIETHCRMERSASSNRSSVSSTVSPNKPPKVKIRADCNCNGSSGISLAIPKSGELNGGLESNGVDEANALCMIKNLDNGKEFVVKEVKEDGTWKKIKELGTGRQLTMEEFSSEMCVGTSPIVQELMRRQNVEDGNKEGSDLHSDGNFGTASKSKKRASWLKSIKSVASSVTGHKDRRSSDERDTSSEKGGRRSSSATDDSQDVSFHGPEKVRVRQYGKSVKELTAMYKSQEIQAHSGSIWAIKFSLDGKYLASAGEDCVIHVWQVVEAERKGDFLFDRSEDGNFNLLLLANGSPESSVSPNLEGHYEKKRRGRSSVSRKSMSLEQIVVPETVFSLLEKPICSFQGHLDDVLDLSWSKSQQLLSSSMDKTVRLWDLSSKSCLKIFSHSDYVTCIQFNPVDDRYFISGSLDAKVRIWSIPDRKVVDWNDLHEMVTAACYTPDGQGALVGSYKGSCRLYNTSENRLLQKSQINLQNKKKKSHHKKITGFQFAPGSTSEVIVTSADSRVRVIDGVDLVHKFKGFHNANSQISASLTSNGKYVVSASEDSYVYVWRHEGESRPNRSKGVKVTRAYELFHCQDVSAAIPWPGLLSDPWNLQDNCGRVANGTNDHFEDLNEYHPTTPVGETNGSEGSPLPSGCSNSPLNESLSSGANSYLFDRITVTWPEEKLVSATKNRVSVELLNGLQQNRSAWGMVIVSAGLRGEIKTFQNFGLPIRI is encoded by the exons ATGAGCAAAGCcggggaagaagaggaagaagacgaGGAGCGCTTCCACGACTCGCTCGACCGCTtgctctcttcctccaacactTCCTGCTCCTGCTCCCCTTCCGCATCCGACGACGACTACGATCCCGACCCCAATTCCTCCAATGGCGCGCTCCTTAACTTCCCCAGGGGCCTCTCCCGGAACTACGACCTCTGGATCTCCCAGCCGGCCTCCGTCGAGGAGCGCCGCATCCGCCTCCTCAGCCAGATGGGGCTCAATCGAGACCTCCGCCACCGCCCCTCGCATTCCTTCTCCTCCGATCGATTGAACCCCATTCTCGAGGCGTCTAACCCTCGTGTTCACGATGATATCAAAATCGTTGGTGGTGGTGCCGATCGGGATGCTAGGTCGTCTGCAATGGTGAGATCGAAGTCGGCCGGGGAGTGTAATTCGAGCGAGGGGGAAGTTTGTTCCAGCAATTCGGTGACAGGTGAGTGTGTTTTACGTGTAATTAATGATAGTGAGGGGAGTATTGAGACGCATTGTCGTATGGAGAGATCGGCGAGTAGTAATCGGTCGTCGGTGAGCAGTACGGTTTCTCCGAATAAACCCCCCAAAGTGAAAATTAGAGCCGATTGTAACTGTAATGGGAGCTCTGGTATTTCGTTGGCCATTCCGAAGAGTGGGGAGTTGAATGGGGGTTTGGAGAGTAATGGGGTTGATGAGGCGAATGCCTTGTGTATGATTAAAAATCTTGACAATGGGAAGGAGTTTGTGGTGAAGGAGGTGAAGGAGGATGGGACTTGGAAGAAGATCAAGGAATTAGGAACAGGGCGCCAGTTGACCATGGAGGAGTTCTCATCCGAAATGTGTGTTGGGACTTCGCCAATTGTACAAGAACTGATGAGGAGACAGAATGTTGAGGATGGGAACAAGGAAGGGTCGGATCTACATTCTGATGGGAACTTCGGCACTGCATCTAAGTCGAAGAAGAGGGCGAGTTGGCTGAAAAGCATAAAGAGTGTGGCGAGTTCTGTTACTGGACATAAGGATCGACGTAGTAGTGATGAGAGGGATACGTCTTCTGAGAAGGGTGGGAGGAGATCAAGCTCCGCCACGGATGACAGCCAGGATGTATCCTTTCATGGGCCAGAAAAAGTTCGAGTTAGGCAGTATGGGAAGTCTGTCAAAGAGCTCACGGCTATGTACAAGAGCCAGGAGATACAGGCTCATAGTGGTTCAATATGGGCTATTAAGTTTAGCTTGGATGGGAAATATCTGGCTAGTGCTGGCGAGGACTGTGTGATTCATGTGTGGCAAGTTGTGGAAGCAGAAAGGAAAGGAGATTTCCTCTTTGACAGATCGGAAGATGGGAATTTCAATCTTCTGCTTCTAGCCAATGGATCTCCAGAGTCATCTGTCTCACCGAATTTAGAAGGTCATTacgagaagaagagaagagggaGGTCGTCTGTAAGTAGGAAATCCATGAGTCTTGAGCAGATTGTGGTGCCTGAGACAGTGTTTTCCCTCTTGGAGAAACCTATATGTTCATTTCAAGGACATTTAGATGATGTACTGGACCTATCATGGTCCAAATCTCAG CAACTGCTTTCATCTTCAATGGATAAAACGGTGCGGCTATGGGATTTATCTAGCAAATCTTGTTTAAAGATCTTCTCACACAGTGACTATG TAACATGCATCCAGTTTAATCCAGTTGATGATAGATATTTCATCAGTGGATCCTTAGATGCTAAGGTGCGAATCTGGAGCATTCCTGATCGCAAAGTTGTTGATTGGAATGATTTGCATGAAATGGTTACTGCAGCTTGTTACACACCTGATGGACAG GGGGCACTTGTTGGTTCATACAAAGGTAGCTGTCGGTTATACAACACATCAG AAAATAGATTGCTGCAGAAAAGCCAGATCAATCTACAGAATAAAAAGAAGAAGTCTCATCACAAAAAAATAACTGGTTTCCAG TTTGCACCTGGAAGCACATCAGAGGTCATTGTCACATCGGCTGATTCCAGAGTTCGAGTCATAGATGGTGTCGATCTAGTTCACAAGTTCAAAG GGTTCCATAATGCAAACAGCCAAATTTCTGCATCCCTTACTTCTAATGGAAAATACGTGGTCTCTGCCAGTGAAGATTCATATGTTTACGTTTGGAGACACGAGGGTGAATCCCGACCTAACAGAAGTAAAGGTGTTAAGGTGACTCGAGCATATGAGCTTTTCCACTGTCAAGATGTATCTGCAGCAATCCCTTGGCCTGGGCTCTTGTCCGACCCGTGGAACCTTCAAGATAACTGTGGCAGAGTGGCGAATGGCACGAATGATCACTTTGAGGATTTAAATGAGTATCATCCGACTACACCAGTTGGAGAAACGAATGGCAGTGAAGGGTCGCCCTTACCATCAGGGTGCAGCAACAGCCCACTCAATGAATCTCTTTCAAGTGGAGCAAACAGCTACCTATTCGATAGAATCACAGTGACGTGGCCCGAGGAGAAACTCGTGTCAGCTACTAAGAACCGTGTAAGCGTGGAGTTGTTGAACGGGCTTCAGCAGAACAGGTCGGCTTGGGGTATGGTGATAGTAAGTGCAGGCCTCAGAGGAGAAATAAAGACTTTCCAGAATTTCGGATTGCCCATTCGAATTTAG